A window from Culex pipiens pallens isolate TS chromosome 3, TS_CPP_V2, whole genome shotgun sequence encodes these proteins:
- the LOC120418839 gene encoding tyrosine-protein phosphatase corkscrew-like, translating to MTSRRWFHPSVSGVDAEKLLLERGFDGSFLARLSSSNPGAFTLSVRRGKEVTHIKIQNNGDFFDLYGGEKFATLSELVQYYMENGGQLKEKNGQIIELKQPLICAEPTTER from the exons ATGGTTCCACCCGTCCGTGTCGGGCGTGGACGCGGAAAAGCTGCTGCTGGAGCGGGGCTTCGACGGGTCGTTTCTGGCGCGGCTCTCGTCGTCGAATCCGGGCGCGTTCACGCTGTCGGTGCGCCGGGGCAAGGAGGTGACGCACATCAAGATCCAGAACAACGGCGACTTCTTCGACCTGTACGGAG GTGAAAAGTTTGCCACCCTGTCCGAGCTGGTGCAGTATTACATGGAAAACGGGGGTCAGCTGAAGGAAAAGAACGGACAAATCATCGAACTCAAGCAGCCCCTGATCTGCGCGGAACCAACGACAGAAAGGTAA